The genomic interval TAGCGCTCGTCAATGGTCATCTGTTCGTCTTCCGGCATGGTCCCCTCGGTGACATTATCATTTGAGTGAACCATACCATCCTAGTGACATTTTAGCTGATAGAATACGTCCCATTGACAAATCGCCGCACGCGCGCTAGAATAGAGGCAGTACCGCTGCCCTGTTCCCGGGTGGCCTGCTCCGTCTGCCGCGGCCAACGCGACCCCCGGTGCGCGCACACTCACCTCTCGTGCGACCATGACCCTTCTCCTTTCGGCCTTGACGTTATCCAGGGTCGTCAGGGCGAGGCGCTATCGTCTCGTGATGGATGGGGAATGGAGGTTCGCTATGTCACCGCATCCGGTCTCTGCTCCTCGTGTTGTCGTCGCCTTCCTGCTGTCGCTCCTTGGTGTGCTCCTGGTCGCCTGGCCTGTGCTCTGGCCTGGCTCGATCCTGGCCGCTCCGGCTGTCGGCCACGTCGCGGCAGTGGCCAAGTGCCCCGATGCCTACGAGCCCAACAACGACTTTTACCATGCACCACAGCTCGACGTCAACACGTCCTACTCTGCTGCCATCTGCGACAGCTCAGACGTAGACTATTACGCCTTCTTTGTCGACTCGGGCTACCACCTCCGCGCCGCCATCTACTCCCTGCCCACCGATTTTGACCTCGACCTCTTCGACTCGAACTATACGCTTGTGGGCAGCTCCAACAACGCGGGCACCGAAGACGATGTGGTGAACTATGACGTGTGGAAGGGCGGGCTGTTCTACATGGCCGTGCACGGCAAAAAGGGCGAGTTCTCCGATACCATCTACAAGTTCATCCTGGAGACCTGGTACCCCGCCACGGCCACTCCCACCTTCACCACCGTGCCGCCCAGCCCAACCCCCACCGCCACGCCGACCGCCACTGATACCCGTACGCCGACTCCCACCACGACCCTGCTCTGCCCCGACGGCTATGAGTACAACAACACGTTCGATACCGCCCGCGAGATCGGCCCCGGCGACCTCCTCAGCTACATCTGCGAACCCACCGATCTCGACTGGTACCAGTTCAGGGTAGAGTTCGGGGACACGGTCGAGGCGTGGCTCTTGAACCTGCCCAAGGACTATGACCTGTTCCTGTACGACGCCGGAGCCAACGAGCAGGCCCGCTCTCAGACGGGCGGCCTGGCCGACGAGTACGTGGCGGCGGTCGATGTCAAGGTGGCAGGCTACTGGCGGGTGCTCGTGGGCACGGCCGGCGACTTTAGCCGCACCCAGCCCTACAAGCTGCGCCTGCGCATCACCCACGGCGTGGCGCCAACACCCACGCCTACCCAGACCCTCCCGCCGTGCAACAGCGACCCCTCCGAGCCCAACGACTCGTTCGCCGCGGCGCGCCTGATCTACTCCGGCGGCTGGACCCAGGGCTACATCTGCCCCTCGTCCGACGTCGACTTTTTCCGCTTTGCCGTGGCCGCCGGCCAGATGATCCGCCTCGAGCTGGCCAGCCTGCCGGCGGACTATGACCTGTTCCTCTGGTCGCCGGCGGGCGTCGAGGTGGAGCACTCCTGGCGCTCGGGTCTGCTGGACGAGCTCATTGTCTACCGTGCGCTGGTCAGCGGTGAGTACCGCGCTGAGGTGCGGCCGGTCTACGGCCAGTGGCACGGTACCGATCCCTACGACCTGCGCCTGGACGTGTACGGCGAGACGCCCACGCCCACACGGACCCGCGCTGCCACGCTTACCCCCACGCGCACGCTGACGCCCTCACCCACGATGTTCCCGGGGCTCGACCTGACCATTCAGTACATCGAGGTCAACCAGGCCATCCAGACCAACCCGCCGATGTTCGACCCCATCTGGGGCAAGCCCACCGTGGTCCGCGTCTATGTGTCCACCGGCCTGCCGCCCGGCTCGCCCTGCGTGCCTGGCGTCTGGGTGCGCCTCGATGTGCTCGACCAGTACGGCGGTGGCACGCCGCGCTACCTCTTCCCCTACAATCCGGGCGGGGTGATTTGCGCCCCGGCGACGCCCGACTGGCACAACCTGAACGACTCGCTGAACTTTGACCTGCCGGCCGACCTGCTGCAGGGTGCCTGGACGCTGCTGCCGGTGGTCAACCTCGATCACAGCGTCATCGAGTCCAACTATGACAACAACCGCAATATGGCTCAGCTCATCCGTTTTCGGCCCATCGCCAAGCGCATCTCCATTGCCTACGTGCCCATCCACTATACCCCGGAAGGATACACCGGCCCGCAGGATCCCACCTCGCGCATCATCGACGCGGTCAGCTACCTCAAGGCCACCTGGCCGGTGCGGCCGGACTATGTTCGCTACTGGCCGGTGGGCGGCTTTACCTGGACCAAGAACGTGAACAGCGACGACAACGATGTCGAACTGCTCGAGTACATCACCCGGATGCAGGAGAACATGACCTCGTTCCCCGCCGACCACCTCTACGGCTGGCTGCCGGACAGCGCCTTTGGGGGAAATGGGCTGGGCTGGCTGGGCAGCAGTCTGACGAATTTCCGACACGCCGCTTTCGGCAACGACACCTACGGCTCGCCCACCAACTCGCGCTACCGGCGCACCCTCTCGCACGAGCTGCAGCACAACTATGGCTTTGACCACCCGCAGTGCACCACACTGAACGGCCGCGGCTTTGACGTGCTGGGCCGCCAGGTCAAGAGCGACACGATGCTGGCCGTGATGTGCGCCGGTCAGCCGGAGTACGTGGCCTGGGCCGACCGCGACAGCTACAACCGCATGTACAGCGTCTGGGACACCGGCTTTCTGCTGGAGGAGAGCGCCCGTGTGACGTCGGCCGCGCCGCTGCCCTATGTGATCGCCTCGGGGCTGGTCTGCAACCGCCAGGGTGTGATCAGCGGAGCGACCCTCGCGGTCAGCGGCGAGCTGTCGCCCCTGGAGCAGGTGCAGCGCTATGAGGTGATCCCTCCGCCCACCGGCTCGGCCTACTGCCTGGATTTCCACGCTGCCGGCGGCGCGGTGCTGCAAACGGTGTGCTTTGACCCCGTCGTCTCGCGCGACTCGCTGACTACGTCCGACTGCGCACCCTTTGGTTACACCCTGCCCTGGCCGGCCGGCACGGTGCGGGCGGTGCTGCGCGCCGGGACGACCACGCTGGATGAGCGTACCCTGAGCGCGCACCTGCCTTCGGTGCGGATACTCTCCCCCAACGCCGGTGAGACCTGGGACGGCCGGCAGACCATCACCTGGCTCGCCTCCGATGCCGATAGCGATCCGCTGACCTTTACCGTTCTCTACAGTCGCGACAATGGCTCCACCTGGCTGCCCCTGGCCGTCGAGCTCGATGCCAGAAGTCTCGCCGTCGACACCACGAAACTGGGCGGCGGTACGAGCTGCCTGATCCAGGTTCGTGCCTCGGACGGCTTTTCGTCCACCGAAGACACCTCCGACGCCCCCTTCAGCGTGCCGAACCGGCCGCCGCTGGTGACCATTGACTCACCCCGCGACGAGATGTGGTTCCGGCCGGTGGAGACGATTAACCTGATGGGTCAGGCCTGGGACCCGGAAGACGGCGCCATCGCGGAGGACGACCTGGTGTGGTACCTGTCGACCTACAGCGGTTCCACTACCCTGGGTCACGGCTCTCTCTTGAGCGTGGGGCCGCTGCCCGAAGGGGACCATCTCATCGTGCTGGACGTGA from Chloroflexi bacterium ADurb.Bin180 carries:
- a CDS encoding hypothetical protein (Bacterial pre-peptidase C-terminal domain); the protein is MSPHPVSAPRVVVAFLLSLLGVLLVAWPVLWPGSILAAPAVGHVAAVAKCPDAYEPNNDFYHAPQLDVNTSYSAAICDSSDVDYYAFFVDSGYHLRAAIYSLPTDFDLDLFDSNYTLVGSSNNAGTEDDVVNYDVWKGGLFYMAVHGKKGEFSDTIYKFILETWYPATATPTFTTVPPSPTPTATPTATDTRTPTPTTTLLCPDGYEYNNTFDTAREIGPGDLLSYICEPTDLDWYQFRVEFGDTVEAWLLNLPKDYDLFLYDAGANEQARSQTGGLADEYVAAVDVKVAGYWRVLVGTAGDFSRTQPYKLRLRITHGVAPTPTPTQTLPPCNSDPSEPNDSFAAARLIYSGGWTQGYICPSSDVDFFRFAVAAGQMIRLELASLPADYDLFLWSPAGVEVEHSWRSGLLDELIVYRALVSGEYRAEVRPVYGQWHGTDPYDLRLDVYGETPTPTRTRAATLTPTRTLTPSPTMFPGLDLTIQYIEVNQAIQTNPPMFDPIWGKPTVVRVYVSTGLPPGSPCVPGVWVRLDVLDQYGGGTPRYLFPYNPGGVICAPATPDWHNLNDSLNFDLPADLLQGAWTLLPVVNLDHSVIESNYDNNRNMAQLIRFRPIAKRISIAYVPIHYTPEGYTGPQDPTSRIIDAVSYLKATWPVRPDYVRYWPVGGFTWTKNVNSDDNDVELLEYITRMQENMTSFPADHLYGWLPDSAFGGNGLGWLGSSLTNFRHAAFGNDTYGSPTNSRYRRTLSHELQHNYGFDHPQCTTLNGRGFDVLGRQVKSDTMLAVMCAGQPEYVAWADRDSYNRMYSVWDTGFLLEESARVTSAAPLPYVIASGLVCNRQGVISGATLAVSGELSPLEQVQRYEVIPPPTGSAYCLDFHAAGGAVLQTVCFDPVVSRDSLTTSDCAPFGYTLPWPAGTVRAVLRAGTTTLDERTLSAHLPSVRILSPNAGETWDGRQTITWLASDADSDPLTFTVLYSRDNGSTWLPLAVELDARSLAVDTTKLGGGTSCLIQVRASDGFSSTEDTSDAPFSVPNRPPLVTIDSPRDEMWFRPVETINLMGQAWDPEDGAIAEDDLVWYLSTYSGSTTLGHGSLLSVGPLPEGDHLIVLDVMDSSGTEAIDSVTIHVGERVANALCVPLVVKRR